One window from the genome of Micromonospora aurantiaca ATCC 27029 encodes:
- a CDS encoding SWIM zinc finger family protein, with protein MSPGFDDYGPPVRVEGGLRARSTRGAIGQSWWSRRFVEVLESFALGSRLTRGRAYARRGQVLRLDVSPGTVTAEVQGSRPRPYPVRIGLAAYPEETWRRIEAELAGQAFFSARLLAGDLPAELEELFAEAGAPLFPAAVGELDQRCGCPDFAVPCKHLAATFYLLAEAFDADPFHLLHWRGRSRAELLDRLRTLRGADAGSSGGTGGAGGAGGASGAGGASGAGGASGAGGASGAGGAGGAGGAGGAGGAGGAGGADGNGGAGAEPGPGAGPESGAGPEPPGTTGVPVVGAARALAGLPPVEADAEPDRFWLSPVPLPDRPPTLATGSELLLRQLGSPGAMIGGPGLAERLRRAYREFGRGEAASPREFGRGEAAGER; from the coding sequence GTGAGCCCCGGGTTTGACGACTACGGCCCGCCGGTGCGGGTCGAGGGTGGCCTGCGGGCGCGCAGCACCCGGGGCGCGATCGGGCAGTCCTGGTGGTCCCGGCGGTTCGTCGAGGTGCTGGAGTCGTTCGCGCTCGGCTCCCGGCTCACCCGTGGGCGGGCGTACGCGCGGCGGGGGCAGGTGCTCCGGCTGGACGTGTCGCCGGGGACTGTCACCGCCGAGGTGCAGGGATCCCGGCCGCGGCCCTACCCGGTGCGGATCGGGCTGGCCGCGTACCCGGAGGAGACATGGCGGCGGATCGAGGCCGAACTGGCCGGGCAGGCGTTCTTCAGCGCCCGGCTGCTCGCCGGTGACCTGCCGGCCGAACTGGAGGAGCTGTTCGCCGAGGCGGGCGCGCCGCTGTTCCCGGCCGCTGTCGGCGAGCTGGACCAGCGCTGCGGCTGCCCTGATTTCGCGGTGCCGTGCAAACATCTGGCGGCGACGTTCTACCTGCTCGCCGAGGCGTTCGACGCCGACCCGTTCCACCTGCTGCACTGGCGCGGCCGGTCCCGAGCCGAACTGCTGGACCGGCTGCGTACGCTGCGCGGCGCCGACGCCGGCAGCTCAGGTGGAACCGGTGGTGCCGGCGGAGCCGGTGGTGCGAGCGGGGCCGGTGGTGCGAGCGGGGCCGGTGGTGCGAGCGGGGCCGGTGGTGCGAGCGGAGCCGGTGGCGCGGGCGGAGCCGGTGGCGCGGGCGGAGCCGGTGGCGCGGGCGGAGCCGGTGGCGCGGACGGAAACGGCGGTGCGGGCGCGGAGCCGGGCCCGGGTGCCGGGCCGGAGTCGGGCGCCGGGCCGGAGCCGCCCGGGACGACCGGTGTGCCGGTGGTCGGCGCGGCGCGGGCCCTGGCCGGGTTGCCGCCGGTCGAGGCGGACGCCGAACCGGACCGGTTCTGGCTGTCGCCGGTGCCGCTGCCGGACCGGCCGCCCACGCTCGCCACCGGCTCGGAGTTGCTGTTGCGCCAGCTCGGTTCACCCGGCGCCATGATCGGTGGGCCGGGCCTGGCCGAGCGGCTGCGCCGGGCGTACCGGGAGTTCGGTCGCGGCGAGGCCGCGTCCCCCAGGGAGTTCGGTCGCGGCGAGGCCGCAGGCGAGCGTTAA
- a CDS encoding DUF3040 domain-containing protein, with translation MLSQEDQRRFEQITRHLRESDPRFFARLDNRIKGRRGRYMMLLTIVLWASLPAMTVLVGRLAGAICAVVLVANAAVMWRFRRRLL, from the coding sequence ATGCTCAGCCAAGAGGATCAGCGCAGGTTCGAACAGATCACCCGTCATCTGCGGGAGAGTGATCCACGCTTCTTCGCCCGGTTGGACAACCGGATCAAGGGCCGCCGGGGCCGGTACATGATGCTGTTGACGATCGTGCTGTGGGCGTCGCTGCCGGCGATGACAGTGCTCGTCGGACGGCTCGCCGGGGCGATCTGCGCGGTGGTGCTCGTCGCCAACGCCGCAGTGATGTGGCGCTTCCGCCGCCGCCTCCTTTAG